From a single bacterium genomic region:
- the pseB gene encoding UDP-N-acetylglucosamine 4,6-dehydratase (inverting): protein MYAGKTILITGGTGSLGNALVERFLKTSVRRIIIYSRDEFKQYHMEQKFAAHRARLRFFIGDVRDRARLYRAFTGVDYVIHAAALKHVHLMEYNPHEAVQTNIVGAMNLLDAAIDRGVKKVVALSTDKAVNPVNLYGATKLVSDKLFRAAHAYSAGGTQFVVVRYGNVVGSRGSVIPFFRRLTAEGADSLPITDSRMTRFWITLDQSVDLVVRALETGGGGEVFLSRIPSCLITDVARAVNPRAKLVETGIRPGEKLHEVMLTEDEARSTFDYGDHYVVYPLAYAEKLQEHVRPGGVLVPREFRYASDTNDQWLSLADLTMLLGEVAGEEALAVGGRA from the coding sequence ATCTACGCCGGCAAGACGATCCTCATCACGGGCGGCACCGGCTCGCTGGGCAACGCCCTCGTCGAGCGCTTCCTGAAGACAAGCGTGCGGCGCATCATCATCTACAGCCGCGACGAGTTCAAGCAGTACCACATGGAGCAGAAGTTCGCGGCGCATCGCGCCCGGCTCCGCTTCTTCATCGGCGACGTCCGCGACCGCGCCCGCCTGTACCGCGCCTTCACGGGCGTCGACTACGTGATCCACGCGGCGGCCCTCAAGCACGTGCACCTGATGGAATACAACCCGCACGAGGCCGTGCAGACCAACATCGTCGGGGCCATGAATCTGCTCGACGCGGCCATCGACCGCGGCGTGAAGAAGGTCGTGGCGCTGTCGACCGACAAGGCCGTGAACCCGGTCAATCTCTACGGCGCGACGAAGCTCGTCTCGGACAAGCTGTTCCGCGCCGCGCACGCCTACTCGGCCGGCGGCACCCAGTTCGTGGTCGTGCGCTACGGCAACGTCGTGGGCAGCCGCGGCTCGGTCATCCCCTTCTTCCGCCGGTTGACCGCCGAGGGCGCCGATTCGCTGCCCATCACCGACAGCCGCATGACGCGCTTCTGGATCACGCTCGACCAGAGCGTGGACCTGGTGGTGCGCGCGCTGGAGACCGGCGGCGGCGGCGAAGTGTTCCTGTCGCGCATCCCGTCCTGCCTGATCACCGACGTGGCACGCGCGGTCAACCCGAGGGCCAAGCTGGTCGAGACGGGCATCCGCCCGGGCGAGAAGCTGCACGAGGTGATGCTGACCGAGGACGAGGCGCGCTCGACCTTCGACTACGGCGATCACTACGTGGTCTATCCCCTGGCCTACGCCGAGAAGCTGCAGGAGCACGTGCGCCCGGGCGGCGTGCTGGTACCGCGCGAGTTCCGCTACGCGTCCGACACGAACGACCAGTGGCTGTCGCTGGCCGACCTCACCATGCTTCTGGGCGAGGTTGCCGGGGAAGAGGCCCTTGCCGTGGGGGGCCGCGCATGA
- a CDS encoding GNAT family N-acetyltransferase: protein MLQGAIIKLRPVREVDLEEIYTFHLDIANRGEFYPRGIVSQAAFSKQLHETGFWGADDGMLLITTHRDAIIGHIEFFKTVNYLDELELSYILYRSEHRGKGAMSEAVELMVRYLFETRKANRIRLVIHPDNIASRRLAEKCRFRHEGTARGAWYNKGRHHDVEIYSILHGDVIGKDRNLAPRAD, encoded by the coding sequence ATGCTCCAAGGCGCCATCATCAAGCTGCGTCCCGTACGGGAGGTTGATCTTGAAGAGATCTATACCTTCCACCTCGACATCGCGAACCGCGGCGAGTTCTATCCGCGCGGCATCGTCTCGCAGGCGGCATTCAGCAAGCAGTTGCACGAGACGGGATTCTGGGGCGCGGACGATGGCATGCTCCTGATTACGACCCACAGGGATGCCATCATCGGGCACATCGAGTTCTTCAAGACCGTCAACTACCTTGATGAACTCGAGCTCTCCTACATCCTGTACCGATCGGAACATCGGGGCAAGGGGGCGATGTCGGAGGCGGTTGAACTCATGGTCCGGTATCTGTTCGAGACAAGGAAGGCCAACCGAATCCGCCTTGTCATTCACCCCGACAACATCGCTTCGCGTCGCCTTGCCGAGAAGTGCCGCTTTCGCCACGAAGGCACGGCGCGCGGTGCGTGGTACAACAAGGGGAGGCATCACGACGTCGAGATCTACTCGATCCTGCATGGTGATGTGATCGGGAAGGATCGGAACCTCGCTCCGCGAGCGGACTGA
- a CDS encoding sigma-70 family RNA polymerase sigma factor — MPNGRDITMILQGASAGEPAAVRDLFAAVYDDLRARARAYLASERPDHTLQATALVHEAYMRLIDQNRVVWQNRAHFLAVAGQAMRRILVDHARSRGCSKRSGGKVHLQLDDELVLGDEAADPVILALDDALTLLEAQEPEIARIVEMRFFGGLTQDECAALLGISRRTVCRHWDYAQAWLYREMRDEMRDDRA; from the coding sequence ATGCCAAACGGACGCGACATCACGATGATCCTGCAGGGTGCGTCGGCCGGGGAGCCGGCGGCCGTGCGGGACCTGTTCGCGGCCGTCTACGACGACCTGCGCGCCCGCGCCCGCGCCTACCTGGCGAGTGAACGTCCCGACCACACGCTGCAGGCCACCGCCCTGGTCCACGAAGCGTACATGCGCCTGATCGACCAGAACCGCGTGGTCTGGCAGAACCGCGCCCACTTCCTGGCCGTTGCCGGCCAGGCGATGAGGCGCATCCTGGTCGACCATGCGCGCAGTCGCGGTTGCAGCAAGCGGTCCGGCGGCAAGGTCCACCTGCAACTCGACGACGAGCTGGTGCTGGGTGACGAGGCCGCCGACCCGGTCATCCTGGCGCTGGACGATGCGCTGACGCTGCTCGAGGCGCAGGAGCCGGAGATCGCGCGCATCGTCGAGATGCGCTTCTTCGGCGGGCTGACGCAGGACGAATGCGCCGCACTGCTGGGCATCTCGCGCCGCACGGTGTGCCGGCACTGGGACTACGCACAGGCCTGGCTCTACCGCGAGATGCGCGACGAGATGCGCGATGACCGCGCGTAA
- a CDS encoding YihY/virulence factor BrkB family protein, with protein MKRPSRSLLKIKSLRDLTAVQLVTETVTEWLDDGAGRLSAALAYYTIFSLAPLLIFVIAIAGAFFGEGAARQEIISELGDLLGPQGATYVGTLLDSASKPSSSLIATTLGFVILIYGATSAFAQLQEALNIIWGVRTRRNGIAYFIRKRLLSFSLVLVIGFLLLVSLVLSAAIAAMGKFISGVLPAYLVLANVLNFMLSFALTTLLFAAIYRILPDAKLRWRDVTWGAVVASLLFSVGRYLIGLYLGKSAIGSVYGAAGSFVIILMWIYLSAQILFFGAEFAQVWSRRYGPGIQPGRHAKVVGTVEDSTEAP; from the coding sequence ATGAAGCGTCCTTCCAGGTCCCTGCTCAAGATCAAGTCCCTGCGCGACCTCACCGCCGTGCAACTGGTGACCGAAACGGTGACCGAGTGGCTCGACGACGGGGCCGGCCGGTTGTCGGCGGCGCTGGCGTACTACACGATCTTTTCGCTGGCCCCGCTCCTGATCTTCGTGATCGCCATCGCCGGGGCGTTTTTCGGGGAAGGCGCCGCGCGCCAGGAGATCATCTCCGAGCTCGGAGACCTGCTCGGTCCCCAGGGCGCCACTTATGTGGGCACCCTGCTGGATTCGGCCAGTAAGCCGTCCTCGAGCCTGATTGCCACAACCCTGGGTTTCGTCATCCTCATCTACGGTGCCACCAGCGCCTTCGCCCAGTTGCAGGAAGCGCTCAATATCATCTGGGGCGTCAGGACCCGCAGGAACGGCATCGCCTATTTCATCCGCAAGCGCCTGCTCTCCTTCTCTCTGGTTCTCGTGATCGGTTTCCTGCTGCTCGTCTCGCTGGTCCTGAGCGCTGCCATCGCCGCGATGGGAAAGTTCATTTCGGGCGTGCTTCCCGCCTACCTGGTCCTGGCGAACGTCCTGAACTTCATGCTCTCGTTTGCGCTCACCACGCTTCTTTTCGCCGCGATCTATCGCATCCTTCCGGATGCGAAGTTGAGGTGGCGCGATGTGACCTGGGGCGCCGTGGTGGCCTCGTTGCTGTTCTCGGTTGGCCGCTACCTGATCGGATTGTACCTGGGCAAGAGCGCCATCGGCTCCGTGTATGGAGCCGCCGGTTCATTCGTGATCATCCTGATGTGGATCTATCTCTCCGCGCAGATCCTGTTCTTCGGGGCGGAGTTCGCCCAGGTCTGGTCGCGCCGGTACGGCCCGGGCATCCAGCCTGGTCGCCATGCGAAAGTCGTTGGGACTGTCGAGGATTCGACAGAGGCCCCGTGA
- a CDS encoding cupin domain-containing protein yields the protein MNEVLSPAGIAKSLTEYWSPRVIAEIADCYVKVAKLEGELVWHAHEEEAELFFVLEGNLRIEMESGAVDLGPGQVYVVPRGVRHNPVADEECLVMLFERKSTLHTGSEVTGKTRTVEEQLRPY from the coding sequence ATGAACGAGGTCCTGTCGCCCGCGGGCATCGCGAAGTCCCTGACGGAGTACTGGTCGCCGCGCGTCATCGCGGAGATCGCTGACTGCTATGTCAAGGTCGCGAAGCTGGAGGGAGAACTCGTCTGGCACGCGCATGAGGAAGAAGCCGAGCTCTTCTTCGTCCTCGAGGGAAATCTCAGGATCGAGATGGAGTCCGGTGCCGTGGATCTCGGCCCGGGGCAGGTCTACGTCGTTCCCAGGGGCGTGCGCCACAACCCTGTCGCCGACGAGGAGTGCCTCGTCATGCTCTTCGAACGCAAGTCGACACTCCATACAGGGAGCGAGGTCACCGGGAAGACGAGGACTGTCGAGGAACAGCTTCGCCCGTACTGA
- a CDS encoding RNB domain-containing ribonuclease: MQVRRIVSRTPLGALVPVFAAIRAGVGVSETYGADVLAEAAAADTDAEAAHVVGERHDATHLPLVTIDPEGARDLDQAVHLESSPQGQRIFYAIADVGAHVVPGGALDRDTRERVETIYCPDKRVGLHPPLMSEGFASLLPGQRTKAVLWTLDVDRGGNLTGFDVRRAWVRSRRQYAYRELATSPPAEARVLVTALHEFGQRRRAALRKLGAVTLPRPSQEAVVEDGKVSLEFRASLDVEDDNAQVSLLTGMAAARCMLGAGVGILRTMPAASPEALQRLRRQAAALGMEWPDAWTYADMLDHLDAGAPRTAAFLTEAGALFRGARWEAFDSARGGQLALPANTTHGALAAPYAHVTAPLRRLVDRYGAEICLAVCAGREVPAWALEALAWIGGVMAAGVGRSQRVDTACVDAVEVAMLAPHVGEIFEGVGLDAQTVQLHEPAVVARCAGTVEPGRRHRVRLVSAQPGKGTLFALVD; encoded by the coding sequence ATGCAGGTCCGCCGCATCGTCAGCCGCACCCCACTTGGCGCCTTGGTCCCCGTCTTCGCTGCCATCCGGGCCGGTGTCGGCGTTTCCGAGACGTACGGCGCGGATGTCCTGGCCGAGGCCGCGGCAGCCGATACCGACGCCGAGGCCGCCCACGTGGTCGGCGAGCGCCACGACGCCACACACCTGCCCCTGGTCACCATCGATCCGGAAGGCGCCCGCGATCTCGACCAGGCCGTGCACCTCGAATCGTCACCGCAAGGCCAGCGCATCTTCTACGCGATCGCCGACGTGGGCGCGCACGTGGTACCCGGCGGCGCCCTGGACCGGGACACCCGCGAACGCGTGGAGACCATCTACTGCCCGGACAAGCGGGTGGGACTTCACCCGCCGCTGATGTCGGAAGGTTTCGCCTCCCTGCTGCCGGGACAGCGGACCAAGGCGGTGCTCTGGACCCTGGACGTGGACCGGGGCGGCAACCTCACCGGATTCGATGTGCGCCGGGCGTGGGTACGGTCGCGTCGGCAGTATGCGTACCGGGAGCTGGCCACATCGCCCCCCGCCGAAGCACGGGTCCTCGTCACGGCCCTGCACGAGTTCGGACAGCGGCGCCGTGCGGCGCTCCGGAAGCTGGGCGCGGTCACGCTGCCCAGGCCGAGTCAGGAGGCGGTGGTCGAGGACGGGAAGGTCTCCCTCGAGTTCCGCGCTTCCCTGGACGTGGAGGATGACAATGCACAGGTCTCCCTCCTGACCGGCATGGCGGCGGCGCGCTGCATGCTCGGCGCCGGTGTGGGCATCCTGCGCACCATGCCCGCCGCGAGCCCGGAGGCGCTGCAGAGATTGAGGCGGCAGGCCGCGGCGCTGGGGATGGAATGGCCCGATGCCTGGACCTACGCGGACATGCTGGACCACCTCGACGCCGGCGCGCCGCGCACCGCTGCCTTCCTGACCGAGGCCGGCGCGCTGTTCCGCGGCGCACGGTGGGAGGCCTTCGACAGCGCGCGGGGAGGCCAACTTGCGCTTCCGGCAAACACCACGCACGGCGCGCTGGCGGCCCCGTATGCACATGTGACGGCCCCGCTTCGCCGCCTTGTCGACCGCTACGGCGCCGAGATCTGCCTGGCCGTGTGCGCCGGCCGCGAGGTTCCGGCCTGGGCGCTCGAAGCGCTGGCCTGGATCGGCGGCGTCATGGCCGCAGGGGTGGGGCGGTCGCAGCGCGTGGATACCGCCTGCGTCGACGCGGTCGAGGTGGCGATGCTCGCCCCCCACGTGGGCGAGATCTTCGAAGGCGTCGGCCTGGACGCGCAGACGGTGCAACTGCACGAGCCTGCCGTCGTGGCGCGCTGTGCGGGCACCGTCGAGCCGGGCAGGCGCCATCGGGTCCGGCTCGTGTCGGCGCAACCGGGTAAGGGCACGTTGTTTGCGCTGGTCGACTAA
- a CDS encoding protein kinase produces the protein MTARNPADLFSEALALPASERAAFLDNACGGDAALRAEIESLLAALPAARKLFDGAPHLAADDGSSPDPALGLALGPWRLCERIATGGMGAVYRGERVDAAFRKQVAVKIISPWLDGADIVERFRRERQVLADLEHPHIARLLDGGATPDGRPYLVMEFVDGEPIDRYADEARLSVAERLRLFLTVCEAVQFAHRNLVIHRDLKPGNILVDRDGQVKLLDFGIAKVLGGESPSDSDAASGPDLTMPAAMTPRYASPEQVLGHRVTTATDVYSLGVLLCELLSGASPYEMPTLMTPAAARVICESEPTRPSRVAARQDAAFAARREHSPARLAQALAGDLDNIVLKTLRKDPERRYASVDELAEDIRRHLDGLPVLAAPDRLSYRAGKFLRRHRSLTIATTATVALLATALVVSIGALRRAEMQTREAQQLAYVNSLAAAESALRENAVEEAAGRLEAAPAALRGWEWRHLEARLDRSLVTVRAHEQGITCVRYAPDSAAVFTSSLDGTIREWDATTGAARRTWGPLGESVESVAVAPDGTWLVAGLNDGRVVILDRAAVAAPVVLHEGSGWASVAVSPDGRRIAAAHRDGFVRMWEATTRQLIGSWPAHADFAQVAWAPRGDRLVTGGGDGLVKVWEPASGRLLHTFNRHTRRVYCLAVSDDGRLVASGGMDQLAVVHDLQTGEHLTTFHAHSATVTGLAFMAGSGQVMSCSPDGRFLRWDARTGAVLTELRGHRQDVNADAVSADGSRLASVDWGGMLKIWSADVDDVAVHRLPSPPTMVVNVGCVAIDPTGQFVIGGNSQSGLPVWPLPGSSASPARVDRTEPASSLGFTPDGRLLLAGTTLGSLTVVDAAAWNIIDTLTAHRGEVHGLAIHPSGRWVATGGDDAEVMVRELGADGLLARTPRVLGRCGGALKDLVFTPDGALLVGAAADSAVYLWDWRGDQPPRQLKGHTGAVLDVCLDPAGRQLVSAGADGVLRMWSLPDGSPLASRALGRGRVVAVAWSRDGSRLAVGGIDGVVRLLEAGSLRELVGLRGHVARVMALEFAPADACLVSSSRDGTMRAWTAPGTR, from the coding sequence ATGACCGCGCGTAACCCGGCCGATCTCTTCAGTGAGGCGCTGGCGCTGCCCGCATCCGAGCGGGCCGCTTTTCTCGACAATGCCTGCGGCGGCGATGCGGCGTTGCGCGCCGAGATCGAGTCACTGCTGGCGGCGCTGCCTGCGGCGCGAAAGCTCTTCGATGGAGCACCGCACCTGGCCGCTGACGACGGCTCCTCTCCCGACCCTGCCCTGGGCCTGGCCCTCGGCCCCTGGCGTCTCTGCGAACGGATCGCCACCGGGGGCATGGGCGCGGTCTATCGCGGCGAGCGCGTCGACGCGGCCTTCCGCAAGCAGGTTGCCGTCAAGATCATCAGCCCCTGGCTGGACGGCGCCGACATCGTCGAACGCTTCCGGCGCGAACGGCAGGTGCTGGCCGACCTCGAACACCCGCACATCGCCCGCCTGCTGGACGGCGGCGCCACGCCCGACGGCCGCCCCTACCTCGTGATGGAGTTCGTGGACGGCGAGCCGATCGACCGTTACGCGGACGAGGCGCGTTTGTCCGTCGCCGAGCGCCTGCGGCTGTTCCTGACCGTGTGCGAGGCCGTGCAGTTCGCGCACCGCAACCTGGTCATCCATCGCGACCTGAAGCCCGGCAACATCCTCGTCGACCGTGACGGGCAGGTGAAGCTGCTGGATTTCGGCATCGCCAAGGTGCTGGGCGGCGAGTCGCCGTCCGATTCCGATGCGGCTTCCGGGCCCGACCTGACGATGCCTGCGGCCATGACCCCGCGCTACGCGAGCCCCGAACAGGTCCTCGGCCATCGCGTGACCACGGCCACCGATGTGTACAGCCTGGGTGTCCTGCTGTGCGAACTGCTGTCGGGCGCCTCACCCTACGAGATGCCCACGCTCATGACGCCCGCCGCCGCCCGTGTGATCTGCGAGTCGGAGCCGACGCGTCCCAGCCGCGTCGCGGCGCGCCAGGATGCGGCCTTTGCCGCGCGGCGTGAGCATTCGCCCGCGCGGTTGGCCCAGGCGCTGGCAGGTGATCTCGATAACATCGTCCTCAAGACGCTGCGGAAGGACCCCGAGCGTCGCTACGCCTCGGTCGACGAACTGGCCGAAGACATCAGGCGCCATCTCGACGGCCTGCCCGTCCTGGCGGCGCCCGACCGGCTTTCCTACCGTGCCGGCAAGTTCCTGCGGAGGCACCGCTCGCTGACGATCGCCACGACCGCAACGGTCGCGCTGCTGGCGACCGCGCTCGTCGTGAGCATCGGCGCCTTGCGACGGGCCGAAATGCAGACGCGCGAGGCGCAGCAACTCGCCTACGTCAACTCGCTGGCCGCCGCCGAGTCGGCGCTGCGCGAGAACGCGGTCGAGGAAGCGGCCGGACGACTGGAGGCGGCGCCCGCGGCGCTGCGCGGCTGGGAGTGGCGGCATCTGGAGGCGCGGCTGGACCGCAGTCTGGTCACGGTGCGCGCGCATGAGCAGGGCATCACCTGCGTGCGTTACGCGCCCGACTCCGCGGCCGTGTTCACCTCGTCGCTGGACGGGACCATCCGCGAGTGGGACGCAACCACCGGTGCCGCGCGCCGGACCTGGGGACCGCTGGGCGAAAGCGTCGAAAGCGTCGCCGTGGCGCCCGACGGCACCTGGCTGGTCGCCGGGCTCAACGACGGCCGGGTGGTGATCCTGGATCGCGCCGCGGTTGCCGCGCCGGTGGTCCTGCACGAAGGCTCGGGTTGGGCCTCGGTCGCGGTCAGCCCCGATGGCCGCCGGATCGCCGCCGCGCACCGTGACGGATTCGTGCGCATGTGGGAGGCGACGACGCGCCAGCTGATCGGCAGTTGGCCGGCGCACGCCGATTTCGCGCAGGTCGCCTGGGCGCCCCGGGGCGACCGCCTGGTCACCGGTGGCGGCGACGGGCTGGTCAAGGTCTGGGAGCCTGCGAGCGGTCGACTGCTGCACACGTTCAACCGGCATACGCGGCGCGTCTATTGCCTTGCCGTCAGCGACGACGGACGGCTGGTGGCGTCCGGCGGCATGGATCAGCTCGCGGTCGTGCACGACCTGCAGACCGGCGAGCACCTGACGACGTTCCACGCGCACTCGGCCACCGTGACCGGTCTGGCCTTCATGGCCGGTAGCGGGCAGGTGATGTCCTGCTCGCCGGATGGCCGTTTCCTGCGCTGGGACGCGCGTACGGGCGCCGTGCTGACCGAACTGCGCGGCCACCGGCAGGACGTCAACGCGGACGCCGTGAGCGCCGATGGCAGCCGCCTGGCCAGCGTCGACTGGGGCGGCATGCTCAAGATCTGGTCCGCCGATGTCGACGATGTCGCCGTCCATCGCCTGCCGTCACCGCCGACGATGGTGGTCAACGTGGGCTGCGTCGCCATCGATCCCACCGGACAATTCGTCATCGGCGGCAACAGCCAGAGTGGCCTGCCGGTGTGGCCGCTGCCGGGATCGTCCGCGTCACCGGCGCGGGTCGACCGTACCGAACCTGCGTCGAGCCTGGGCTTCACGCCGGACGGCCGGCTGCTGCTGGCCGGCACCACCCTCGGCAGCCTCACGGTGGTGGACGCCGCGGCGTGGAACATCATCGACACGCTGACCGCGCACCGCGGCGAGGTGCACGGGCTCGCGATTCATCCGTCCGGCCGGTGGGTTGCCACCGGTGGCGATGACGCGGAAGTGATGGTCCGGGAGCTGGGCGCCGACGGGCTGCTGGCGCGAACGCCCAGGGTGCTCGGCCGCTGTGGCGGCGCGCTGAAGGACCTCGTGTTCACGCCTGATGGCGCCCTGCTGGTCGGCGCCGCCGCCGACAGCGCGGTCTACCTGTGGGACTGGCGCGGCGACCAGCCGCCGCGCCAACTGAAGGGCCACACGGGCGCGGTCCTGGACGTGTGCCTCGATCCCGCCGGCCGGCAGCTGGTCTCGGCCGGGGCCGACGGCGTTCTGCGGATGTGGTCGCTGCCGGACGGAAGCCCCCTGGCCTCGCGGGCGCTGGGCCGGGGGCGCGTCGTGGCGGTGGCCTGGAGCCGCGACGGCTCGCGACTGGCCGTCGGCGGCATCGACGGCGTTGTCCGCCTTCTCGAAGCCGGGTCGTTGCGCGAACTGGTCGGGCTGCGGGGACACGTGGCCCGGGTGATGGCCCTGGAGTTCGCGCCTGCCGACGCCTGCCTGGTCTCGAGCTCGCGCGACGGGACGATGCGGGCGTGGACGGCGCCCGGGACGCGTTGA
- a CDS encoding class I SAM-dependent methyltransferase encodes MAATTTIPHPARANTTATTACPLCGSGGGTPVATQVVPALAPDADHTDWPVRAIAYHGCPDCGTMSQYPLPEPGELDRYYATVRMARHVPAAAAAKQRVYDDRHDLLRRITGLRSGTCLEVGCGNGLLLQMIAERWGLRACGLEPSSSYDTQPQVAITHCTLQDFAPQALDWPARYDLVYCRHVLEHVTDPGAFLQQMAALVAPGGWLYVEVPSSTLHARRGLPDSGQNIHAVHLHHYTGPGLATALASCGLTVTHLEDRDVHRYPSLCVAAQRGFDAAGQFREQLDRQQARFVRAAERLVRILHDADGAPVVVWGAGADLGQVLPLVPEAVRRGLWLYDRSPTKQGRRLLGVPILDDRKLAELGAARLVAGCGNRTLVDDIRAEAAERFPQAPLAELFDADFDKDAER; translated from the coding sequence ATGGCCGCGACGACCACCATCCCCCATCCCGCGCGCGCGAACACGACCGCGACGACCGCCTGCCCGTTGTGCGGGTCAGGGGGCGGCACGCCGGTCGCCACGCAGGTCGTGCCGGCGCTGGCGCCCGATGCCGACCACACCGACTGGCCCGTGCGCGCCATCGCCTATCACGGCTGCCCGGACTGCGGCACGATGTCGCAGTATCCGCTGCCGGAGCCGGGCGAACTGGACCGCTACTACGCTACGGTGCGCATGGCGCGCCACGTGCCGGCGGCTGCAGCGGCCAAGCAGCGCGTGTACGACGATCGCCACGACCTGCTGCGCCGCATCACGGGGCTGCGTTCGGGCACCTGCCTCGAGGTGGGCTGCGGCAACGGACTGCTGCTCCAGATGATCGCCGAGCGCTGGGGATTGCGCGCGTGCGGGCTGGAGCCGTCGTCGTCGTACGACACGCAGCCGCAGGTGGCCATCACGCACTGCACACTCCAGGATTTCGCGCCGCAGGCACTGGATTGGCCTGCACGCTACGACCTTGTCTACTGCCGCCACGTGCTCGAACACGTGACCGATCCCGGCGCTTTCCTGCAGCAGATGGCGGCACTGGTGGCGCCCGGCGGCTGGCTGTACGTGGAAGTGCCGTCGTCGACGCTGCATGCGCGGCGCGGCCTGCCCGACAGCGGGCAGAACATCCACGCCGTGCACCTGCACCACTACACGGGCCCGGGGCTGGCGACGGCGCTGGCCTCCTGCGGGCTGACCGTCACCCATCTCGAGGACCGGGACGTGCACCGCTACCCGTCGCTGTGCGTGGCGGCGCAGCGCGGGTTCGATGCCGCCGGGCAGTTCCGCGAACAGCTGGACCGGCAGCAGGCGCGGTTCGTCCGCGCGGCCGAGCGGCTGGTCCGGATCCTGCACGATGCGGACGGCGCCCCGGTCGTGGTCTGGGGAGCGGGCGCCGACCTGGGACAGGTCCTGCCGCTGGTGCCCGAGGCCGTGCGCCGGGGGCTGTGGCTGTACGATCGCAGCCCCACGAAGCAGGGTCGCCGGCTCCTGGGGGTGCCGATCCTGGACGACCGGAAACTGGCGGAACTGGGAGCGGCCCGGCTGGTGGCCGGCTGCGGCAACCGGACGCTGGTGGACGATATCCGTGCAGAGGCGGCTGAGCGCTTTCCGCAGGCGCCGCTGGCGGAACTGTTCGACGCGGACTTCGACAAGGATGCCGAACGCTGA
- a CDS encoding class I SAM-dependent methyltransferase, whose protein sequence is MTVRLEDAARTALGSTEAAVAQQVAASTGATLGAAVAHEGQVVARNHDVDVIACHRCGFRHVMPLPEPAAIDKLYTEDFYGTLHESYIASQRANLDWWHLEFGAKYDLFEELLPAGRCSLVDVGSGPGWFVQYGSRRGWRTVGVEPGRPAALHTRDTLGENVIIDFFTPAAIAHLEPVDVVHLHNVLEHVPDPAAMLRTARGALAPGGLVSVTAPNDFNPLQEALVRLRGHARWWVSPREHLNYFDRADLEALLRREGFEPCAHLASFPLEAFALMGEDYIADPALGKVVHGKRMQLEKNLHAAGEGARLAKVYRALGELGLGRTLTVMARLV, encoded by the coding sequence ATGACTGTCCGTCTCGAAGATGCCGCCAGGACCGCACTGGGGTCCACTGAAGCTGCTGTTGCGCAGCAGGTTGCCGCGTCAACGGGCGCGACCTTGGGCGCAGCCGTCGCCCACGAAGGCCAGGTCGTGGCCCGCAACCACGACGTGGACGTCATCGCCTGCCACCGGTGCGGATTCCGCCACGTGATGCCCCTTCCCGAGCCGGCGGCCATCGACAAACTCTACACCGAGGACTTCTACGGCACGCTCCACGAGTCGTATATCGCCAGCCAGCGCGCGAACCTGGACTGGTGGCACCTGGAGTTCGGCGCCAAGTACGACCTGTTCGAGGAACTGCTGCCGGCCGGCCGGTGTTCCCTGGTGGATGTGGGTTCGGGCCCCGGCTGGTTCGTCCAGTACGGCTCCAGGCGCGGCTGGCGCACCGTCGGCGTGGAACCCGGCCGCCCCGCGGCCCTGCACACGCGCGACACGCTCGGCGAGAACGTCATCATCGACTTCTTCACGCCTGCCGCCATCGCCCACCTGGAACCGGTCGACGTGGTCCACCTGCACAACGTGCTCGAGCACGTGCCCGACCCGGCGGCGATGCTGCGCACCGCGCGCGGCGCCCTGGCGCCCGGAGGCCTGGTCTCGGTCACCGCGCCCAACGACTTCAACCCGCTGCAGGAAGCGCTCGTCAGGCTGCGCGGCCACGCCCGCTGGTGGGTCTCGCCGCGCGAGCACCTGAACTACTTCGACCGCGCCGACCTCGAGGCGCTGCTGCGTCGCGAAGGCTTCGAGCCGTGCGCGCACCTGGCCAGCTTCCCGCTGGAGGCGTTCGCCCTGATGGGCGAGGACTACATCGCCGACCCTGCGCTGGGCAAGGTCGTCCACGGCAAGCGCATGCAGCTGGAGAAGAACCTGCATGCGGCCGGTGAAGGCGCACGGCTGGCAAAGGTCTATCGCGCGCTGGGCGAGCTGGGACTGGGGCGGACGTTGACGGTGATGGCGCGGCTGGTGTAG